From the bacterium genome, the window GAAGGGAAAGGTCGTCGACGTAAACAACGCCCTTAACGGCGACGGGCCGATAGCGCCCGAGCGCGCCGGCACCCTGCCTGCATGGGACCTAATATGCCTCGTACTCGGTGATAAATACACGAAGGACGACTGGCGCAAGATGCTTGCAGGCAAGGGCGGCGTCATGGCGTATCTCGGAGTCAACGACATGAGGGAGGTCGAAGAGCGCGTGAAAAAAGGCGATGAGAATGCAAAAGAAATCCTCGAAGCGGTGGCTTATACATGCTCGAAGGAGATAGGCGCTCGCGCCGCGATACTGGAGGGAAAGGTCGACGCGGTGGTCTTGACAGGAGGCCTTGCCTATGATAAGCTATTCGTCGAATGGGTTTCGAAGCGTGTCGGATTCATTGCGCCGGTAAAGATTTATCCCGGTGAGGACGAGATGCAGGCTCTGGTCGAGGGCGCGTTAAGAGTTCTTTCTGGCGAGGAGAAGGCTAAAACGTACAGCGACGAGATAAAGGAGACATGATGGCTGTAAAGAAGCTCACCGAGCTTGTAGACAAGGTTAAAAGTCTGCCGAGGATGCGGGTGTCCGTAGCTGCAGGCGAGGACCCTCACACAATAGAGGCAGTCGCGCGCGGCGTCAACGAAGGCATGATCGACGCCACTCTTACCGGTGATGAAGCGAAGATTAAGGAAGTTGCAAAAAAATACAAGATAGATCCTGGGATCTTTCATATAATCCACATAAGCGACAAGACTAAGGCCGCTCAATCAGCTGTCGAAATCGTAAACGCCGGAAAGGCAGATTTTTTAATGAAGGGTCTTGTTGATTCTGCAGTTTATATGAAGGCAATTCTTGACAAGGAGAAGGGGCTTCTTCCGCCCGGCAAAACGCTCTCTCACGTAACCGTTATAGGCGTTCCAACGTATCCGAAGCTTTTGATCACGACCGACGTTGCGGTATTGATTGCGCCCGATCTTTCCCAAAAGATTGAGATGATAGG encodes:
- a CDS encoding bifunctional enoyl-CoA hydratase/phosphate acetyltransferase, which codes for MAVKKLTELVDKVKSLPRMRVSVAAGEDPHTIEAVARGVNEGMIDATLTGDEAKIKEVAKKYKIDPGIFHIIHISDKTKAAQSAVEIVNAGKADFLMKGLVDSAVYMKAILDKEKGLLPPGKTLSHVTVIGVPTYPKLLITTDVAVLIAPDLSQKIEMIGYAVDIAHRLDIEKPKVAVIAAVEKVNPKMCCTMDAAVLTQMNRRGQIKGCVVDGPLAMDLAVSMESKEIKGVDSEVAGDADVLLFPDIEAGNVFYKAVAHLAGGHVAAIVTGAKVPCILTSRGDDEDSKFYSIALAALMAGKPVTHRP